One Paroedura picta isolate Pp20150507F chromosome 3, Ppicta_v3.0, whole genome shotgun sequence genomic window carries:
- the LOC143831722 gene encoding uncharacterized protein LOC143831722 gives MAFSSNGAVSTPTNPGNMSLMSPGDFLRKSGGQEQLSGTPRPSAAAAKGRRRAMGFPSTAGSAPRSGGLAPTWDTQLRQALRPVGPEESLEDLRRAMADLARRLQAAEAREQARAGPGGTGNTTAEGIASSEDVSSDEDEPGTGERAPDPDPEQFSVPSRRDGQRRGEIAEDLGGAGEPTGRREPDQRRSDVQGRERHGVVGQVGSRWSGAGRDGGRRESRIRRGSDYSPKRSPPELKARFDGTPDDLPQFLLHALTHARRYGDRYEDSEDLVWGVASCLQGKAGQWYLGLAERGDPATRDLQDFVVALRRRFQDPQAEDKAKSRIKGLRQGTRGVMDYIDIFRREAGKVFSWNEETQIEYFREGLNPKLREWAVIKGTEEDLSTLEGWCFVVAKLEASLGWAAAPPREAKGGSAEAPRPGPDNSRPKRPPNPERERRRREGLCLKCGGSGHFAAACQRQGGEDRGLSQGGGATRPQQARRAEDLRNEPGSAQATGNGQDLL, from the coding sequence atggcgttttcaagcaacggggcggtctcgacccccacgaaccccgggaacatgagtttaatgtccccgggagatttcctccgaaaatcggggggccaggagcagctgtccgggaccccgagaccctcggcagcggcggccaagggaaggcgccgggccatgggtttcccaagcacggcggggagcgcgccgaggtctggggggttggccccaacctgggacacccagctgaggcaggcgcttcgcccggtaggacctgaggaatccctagaggacctgcggcgggccatggcggacttggccaggcgcttgcaggcagctgaagcccgtgagcaagctcgggccgggcccggggggactggtaatacaacggcggaggggatcgcgtcgagtgaggacgtctccagcgacgaggacgagcccggtactggtgagcgggccccggaccccgacccggagcagttttcagtcccgagtaggcgagacggccagcggagaggcgagatagcagaggatctcgggggagcgggggagccgacggggcggcgagagccggaccaacgcaggagcgacgtgcaaggcagggagcggcacggcgtcgttgggcaagttggtagccggtggagcggagcaggacgagacggcggacgccgagaatcccggatccggagggggtcggactactctccaaaacgttccccccccgagcttaaggcgcgtttcgacgggacgccggacgacctcccgcagttcctcctccacgcgctgacgcatgcccggaggtatggagaccggtatgaggactccgaggacttggtctggggggtggcatcgtgtctccagggcaaggcgggtcagtggtacctagggttggccgagcgcggcgacccggcaactcgggacctgcaggacttcgtggtcgcgctccgccgacgattccaggacccccaggctgaggacaaggcaaagagtcggatcaagggacttcgacagggtactaggggggttatggactatatagacattttccggagggaagcaggcaaggtgttctcctggaacgaggagacccaaatcgagtacttccgggagggccttaacccgaagctcagggaatgggccgtgatcaaggggacggaagaagatctgtctacactggaggggtggtgttttgtggtcgccaagctggaagccagcctgggttgggccgccgcacccccccgggaggccaaaggcgggtcagccgaggcgccgagaccgggccccgacaactctcgccccaaacgacccccgaaccccgagcgggaaaggagacgccgggaaggtctgtgcctgaaatgcggggggtcaggacatttcgcagcagcgtgccaacggcaagggggggaggaccgcgggctctcccaggggggaggtgcgacacgcccccagcaggcacgccgggcggaggacctccgcaacgaaccgggaagcgcccaggcgacgggaaacggccaggacctgctgtag